A section of the Polynucleobacter sp. AP-Jannik-300A-C4 genome encodes:
- the rho gene encoding transcription termination factor Rho has product MQLSELKVLHVSALLEMAASLEIENTQRMRKQELMFAILKKRAKEGESVFGDGTLEVLPDGFGFLRSPDASYMASPDDIYISPAQIRRFNLHTGDSVEGEVRTPKDGERYFALVKVDKINGLPPEALKNRIMFENLTPLHPNRVVQLERDIKAEENLTGRIIDMISPIGYGQRGLIVSSPKSGKTVMMQHIAHAISANNPDAILIVLLVDERPEEVTEMQRSVRGEVVASTFDEPAVRHVQVAEMVIEKAKRLVEMKKDVIILLDSITRLARAYNTVIPSSGKVLSGGVDANALQRPKRFFGAARNVEEGGSLTIIATALIETGSRMDDLIYEEFKGTGNMEVHLERRLAERRVYPSINLNKSGTRREELLVKAENLQKIWVLRKLLADMDDIEAMNFIVDKLKSTKNNGEFFDLMRKGG; this is encoded by the coding sequence AATTATCTGAACTCAAAGTCCTCCACGTATCCGCTCTGCTTGAAATGGCAGCCAGCCTGGAGATTGAAAATACGCAACGTATGCGCAAACAAGAGTTGATGTTTGCCATCCTCAAGAAACGCGCCAAGGAAGGTGAATCCGTTTTCGGTGACGGCACTTTGGAAGTGTTGCCTGATGGCTTTGGTTTCTTGCGCTCCCCAGATGCCTCTTATATGGCTTCTCCGGACGATATCTACATCTCCCCTGCTCAGATCCGCCGCTTTAACCTGCATACGGGTGATAGCGTTGAAGGCGAGGTTCGTACCCCTAAAGATGGCGAGCGTTACTTTGCCCTGGTTAAGGTAGACAAGATCAACGGTTTGCCTCCAGAGGCTTTAAAGAACCGCATCATGTTCGAGAACTTAACGCCTTTGCATCCAAATCGCGTTGTTCAATTAGAGCGTGATATCAAGGCTGAAGAGAATTTAACTGGCCGCATCATCGATATGATCTCCCCGATTGGCTATGGCCAGCGTGGCTTGATCGTGTCTTCACCTAAATCCGGTAAGACCGTGATGATGCAGCACATTGCGCATGCGATCTCTGCAAACAACCCAGATGCGATCTTGATCGTATTGTTGGTAGATGAGCGTCCTGAAGAAGTTACTGAAATGCAGCGTTCTGTACGCGGTGAAGTGGTTGCCTCTACATTTGATGAACCAGCGGTGCGTCACGTACAAGTTGCTGAGATGGTGATTGAAAAAGCCAAGCGCTTAGTGGAGATGAAAAAAGACGTCATCATCCTGCTTGACTCGATTACCCGCCTTGCTCGTGCTTACAACACCGTGATTCCTTCATCTGGAAAAGTGCTCTCTGGTGGTGTGGATGCCAACGCATTACAACGTCCAAAGCGCTTCTTCGGTGCAGCGCGTAACGTGGAAGAAGGTGGCTCACTCACCATCATCGCTACTGCCTTGATTGAAACAGGTAGCCGTATGGATGACCTGATCTACGAAGAGTTCAAAGGTACCGGCAATATGGAAGTACACCTTGAGCGTCGTTTGGCTGAGCGCCGTGTTTACCCATCGATTAACCTCAACAAGTCCGGTACGCGCCGTGAAGAGTTGCTGGTTAAAGCTGAAAACCTCCAGAAAATCTGGGTTTTACGTAAATTGTTAGCCGATATGGACGATATCGAGGCAATGAACTTCATTGTTGATAAGCTCAAATCCACCAAAAATAACGGTGAATTCTTCGATTTAATGCGTAAGGGCGGTTAA
- a CDS encoding type B 50S ribosomal protein L31 produces the protein MKPGIHPEYREIVFVDVSNNFSFKTRSTMSTKETIKWEDGNEYPLAKIETSSESHPFYTGTQKIMDTAGRVEKFRQKFGTKAVAKATGDGAAKTAEKKAAAAEAKAAEKPAKKK, from the coding sequence ATGAAACCTGGCATTCACCCCGAATATCGTGAAATCGTCTTTGTAGACGTTTCTAATAACTTCAGCTTCAAGACTCGCTCCACTATGTCTACTAAAGAGACAATCAAGTGGGAAGATGGCAATGAGTATCCATTGGCCAAGATCGAGACTTCATCTGAGTCACACCCTTTCTACACTGGCACCCAGAAGATTATGGATACTGCCGGTCGTGTTGAGAAATTCCGTCAGAAATTCGGTACTAAAGCTGTTGCTAAAGCTACCGGTGATGGCGCTGCTAAAACGGCTGAGAAAAAAGCTGCCGCTGCAGAAGCTAAAGCTGCTGAAAAGCCAGCTAAGAAGAAGTAA
- a CDS encoding glycosyltransferase family 39 protein — MVKLTAAATTSIPRIIIFALTLVYGFAGLFARDPWKNEDAIGFGGMWTLQSGKALDWIVPHLAGRDVSLGAPFPYWLGATLMDLFGPLIGMANAARLYAAICFFAAALAIWYATYLLGRRQEVQPMVLAVGGQPGRKNYGMTLADGALLIFLACVGLAQRAHETTPMMAQLMGISIVLYGTVRGLDKPWQGGLWTGLGIAIVALSSNLTLSLIVVSSTIIAVIASNAKLRFRWTLTSTVLGLIGFAIWPALWYLGNITPEWRHIAEEGWRNMPEMRATPSIESLGFLSVNFWAYAWPVWPLAIISLAHWGRVKEAGQWRAPHLCIPLSVFIGCLIYVLFRLEANEHDLIILIPSLSIIAAFSLPILKRNLISFIDWFAMFSFTMIALAIWIIWLAKVTGFPESTAANLARLLPGFQAQFDYFGFVIALIITGVWLAIVRWRTSRAPKEIWRCLIISASGTTLMWVLLMTLWLPTINYAKTYRDVSDRLVQMIANTPGCIDTSNLGPAQLASFSYFTKLPLRDDPSCNLMLTHSSSEAKAYASLNKKKIELLWEDRRASDRDERLRLYQITPAGKE; from the coding sequence ATGGTCAAACTCACTGCCGCTGCTACCACCTCTATTCCACGCATCATTATTTTTGCGTTGACTTTGGTCTATGGTTTTGCCGGTCTTTTTGCACGCGATCCTTGGAAGAATGAAGACGCCATCGGATTTGGTGGCATGTGGACTTTGCAAAGCGGCAAAGCACTCGATTGGATTGTTCCGCATCTTGCAGGACGCGATGTTTCCCTGGGCGCACCCTTTCCTTACTGGCTAGGTGCCACCCTCATGGATCTCTTTGGTCCTTTGATTGGAATGGCCAATGCTGCACGTCTCTATGCAGCAATCTGCTTCTTCGCTGCTGCTCTCGCTATTTGGTATGCGACTTACCTATTAGGTCGTCGTCAAGAAGTTCAGCCCATGGTCTTAGCGGTGGGCGGTCAGCCTGGTCGTAAAAACTATGGCATGACTCTGGCTGATGGCGCGCTATTGATATTCTTGGCTTGCGTCGGTCTTGCACAACGTGCACATGAGACTACACCAATGATGGCTCAACTGATGGGCATCAGCATTGTCTTGTATGGCACAGTGCGAGGTTTAGATAAGCCTTGGCAAGGTGGCTTATGGACTGGTCTTGGCATTGCGATTGTTGCACTCTCCAGCAATCTCACACTTAGCTTAATTGTTGTCAGCTCCACCATCATTGCGGTGATTGCGAGTAATGCGAAATTACGCTTTCGTTGGACTTTAACTAGTACAGTTTTAGGCTTGATTGGTTTTGCGATTTGGCCCGCGCTTTGGTACCTAGGTAACATCACTCCAGAGTGGCGTCATATAGCCGAAGAAGGCTGGCGCAATATGCCAGAGATGCGTGCAACGCCTTCCATTGAATCCCTCGGATTTTTGAGCGTTAACTTCTGGGCTTACGCTTGGCCAGTTTGGCCGCTAGCCATCATCTCTCTTGCCCACTGGGGTCGAGTCAAAGAAGCGGGTCAATGGCGTGCGCCGCATCTGTGCATTCCGCTAAGTGTATTTATTGGTTGCTTGATTTATGTTCTCTTCCGCCTTGAGGCGAATGAACATGACCTCATCATTTTGATTCCGAGCCTGTCGATCATCGCTGCATTTAGCCTGCCAATACTCAAGCGTAACCTCATCAGCTTTATCGATTGGTTTGCGATGTTTAGCTTCACCATGATCGCTTTGGCCATTTGGATTATTTGGCTTGCAAAAGTGACTGGCTTTCCAGAATCGACAGCCGCCAATTTAGCAAGACTGCTGCCAGGCTTTCAGGCGCAGTTTGATTACTTTGGTTTTGTGATTGCCCTCATCATTACTGGTGTGTGGTTAGCGATTGTGCGCTGGAGAACATCGCGCGCTCCAAAAGAAATCTGGCGCTGCCTGATTATCTCTGCGTCTGGAACCACCTTGATGTGGGTTTTATTGATGACGCTTTGGTTGCCAACAATTAACTATGCAAAGACCTATCGCGATGTATCTGATCGTCTGGTGCAAATGATTGCCAACACACCAGGGTGTATCGATACTAGCAATCTAGGTCCAGCACAGTTAGCTTCGTTTAGTTACTTCACCAAGCTTCCACTACGAGATGATCCTAGCTGCAATCTGATGCTGACACACAGCTCCTCAGAGGCTAAGGCTTACGCTAGCCTCAACAAAAAGAAAATAGAATTACTTTGGGAAGATCGCCGCGCATCTGACCGAGATGAGCGCCTGCGCCTCTATCAAATTACCCCTGCTGGTAAAGAATAA
- a CDS encoding MATE family efflux transporter, with the protein MLHFKLSRLREDIPSLLKLAGPLLIGQLAVITFGVLDTAMTARYSADDLAALAMASAIFISIYVGLTGVISALAPIAGQLFGAKRYGEIGEEVRQATWLAVGLTVLGGAILLNADLLLQISQVTPDIEGKAKLYLNILAIGLPASMAMRVLMALHNAVSRPAVITVVQLIGLGLKLPLNLLFIYGGLGIEGMGGPGCAVATVIINWFWLIITLGFVLFDGFYRPFKIFARFSWPDWHRIWTLLKLGAPIGFSYLIEVTSFTFMSLFIARLGTTALAGHQIVANMGTVIYMVPLSLSIATMTLVSQSIGADKQERAEEIGWSSVFFTTTLCVVIGIAVWIFRVQLLELYDPPEEVKLFSIPLFLFIAFYQVFDALQITAAFILRAYRIAFWPMVIYAGSLWGVGLGGGYLMGFNVFGNTPEFLQGANGFWAGNSMSLGLAALLLLYLFRRTAARFEKTHPPVEV; encoded by the coding sequence GTGCTGCACTTTAAATTATCGCGTTTGCGCGAGGATATTCCCTCTCTACTAAAACTCGCTGGTCCCCTACTGATTGGTCAGCTTGCAGTCATTACCTTTGGTGTTTTAGATACCGCTATGACTGCACGCTACTCCGCTGATGACTTGGCTGCCTTAGCAATGGCCTCCGCCATCTTTATCAGCATCTATGTTGGTCTAACTGGCGTCATCTCTGCCCTCGCCCCAATTGCAGGGCAACTCTTTGGTGCCAAGCGTTATGGCGAGATTGGTGAAGAAGTGCGTCAAGCCACTTGGCTAGCAGTAGGTCTGACTGTATTGGGTGGCGCCATTTTGCTCAATGCCGATCTTCTTCTGCAAATCTCCCAAGTCACACCAGATATTGAAGGTAAAGCGAAGCTGTATCTCAATATTCTTGCTATTGGCTTACCAGCAAGCATGGCAATGCGGGTTCTCATGGCATTACACAACGCTGTCTCCAGGCCAGCAGTGATTACCGTGGTGCAACTGATTGGCTTAGGCTTAAAGCTCCCGCTCAATCTCCTATTTATTTATGGTGGCCTGGGCATTGAAGGTATGGGCGGCCCAGGTTGCGCAGTAGCTACTGTCATCATCAATTGGTTTTGGCTCATCATCACTCTGGGCTTTGTGCTCTTTGATGGCTTTTACAGGCCATTTAAGATCTTTGCACGCTTTAGCTGGCCCGACTGGCATCGCATCTGGACACTCTTGAAATTGGGTGCGCCTATTGGCTTTAGTTATTTAATAGAAGTGACCTCATTTACTTTCATGTCACTCTTTATTGCGCGGCTAGGCACTACTGCTTTAGCTGGCCATCAAATTGTGGCTAATATGGGAACTGTAATTTATATGGTGCCACTATCTCTGTCGATTGCGACAATGACCTTAGTATCTCAATCGATTGGCGCCGATAAACAAGAACGTGCTGAGGAAATTGGGTGGTCCTCGGTATTCTTCACAACCACTTTGTGTGTTGTGATTGGTATCGCAGTCTGGATTTTTAGAGTGCAGCTTCTGGAGTTATACGATCCGCCAGAAGAAGTGAAATTATTTTCCATTCCACTCTTTTTGTTTATCGCCTTTTATCAAGTCTTTGATGCCCTGCAGATTACAGCAGCTTTCATACTGCGAGCCTATCGGATTGCCTTCTGGCCAATGGTCATTTATGCCGGCTCACTTTGGGGTGTGGGACTTGGGGGCGGCTACTTGATGGGCTTTAATGTTTTTGGCAATACACCAGAGTTCTTACAGGGTGCTAACGGCTTTTGGGCTGGTAACAGTATGAGCCTAGGATTAGCTGCACTCCTCTTGCTCTACCTCTTTAGAAGAACGGCGGCACGCTTTGAGAAAACGCATCCGCCAGTTGAGGTTTAG
- a CDS encoding Bug family tripartite tricarboxylate transporter substrate binding protein codes for MMITSTVVRALAIVLACLSFASAAQSQTAKSNTAWPKQAIRIVVTFTPGGAPDILARVLAESWQQSLGVPVLVENRPGYGGNIGADLVAKSEPDGYTLLIGTVGIHTINGALYEKMSFHPINDFTPISFLASTPNVLVVNKKLGVSNLHELIELAKSKPNELTFGSSGVGTSLHMSGELLKEMTGVQIRHIPYKGRAQSLPDLISGRISMLFDNLSSSLSLIKAGEIQALGVTSLKRSPAAPEIPTMAEQGLPGFEATSWFSLMAPANLPSDLQKRLNTLTRQTLNQAEVRNKLLASGLDPAPGSPQALSKLIQSETNKWGRVIYKSGAKLEQ; via the coding sequence ATGATGATTACTTCTACGGTGGTGAGGGCTCTAGCTATCGTTTTGGCCTGTCTGAGCTTTGCCAGTGCCGCTCAATCTCAAACAGCTAAATCCAATACTGCTTGGCCTAAACAAGCGATTCGTATTGTGGTGACATTTACTCCTGGTGGAGCGCCTGATATTTTGGCGCGTGTGCTTGCTGAGAGTTGGCAACAAAGTCTAGGGGTGCCAGTCCTCGTAGAAAATCGTCCCGGCTATGGTGGCAATATTGGTGCTGACCTAGTGGCAAAGAGTGAGCCAGACGGCTACACACTCCTGATTGGGACGGTGGGTATCCATACTATCAATGGCGCCCTCTATGAAAAGATGTCTTTTCATCCGATCAATGATTTCACGCCCATTAGCTTTTTAGCGAGTACACCTAACGTGCTGGTGGTGAATAAAAAATTGGGCGTGAGTAATCTTCATGAACTGATTGAGTTGGCCAAATCAAAACCCAATGAGCTCACTTTTGGTTCTTCTGGTGTTGGCACCTCCTTGCATATGTCAGGTGAGCTACTGAAAGAAATGACTGGAGTACAGATTCGGCATATTCCATACAAGGGAAGGGCGCAATCTTTACCTGATCTCATTAGCGGCCGGATTTCGATGCTCTTTGATAATCTGTCCTCCTCACTTTCTTTAATAAAGGCAGGAGAGATTCAAGCTTTGGGGGTTACCTCACTAAAACGCTCTCCAGCAGCGCCAGAGATTCCGACGATGGCAGAGCAAGGCTTGCCTGGATTTGAGGCAACATCATGGTTCTCGCTGATGGCACCAGCTAATCTCCCATCTGACCTGCAAAAACGCTTAAATACCTTAACCCGCCAAACCCTGAATCAAGCGGAAGTCAGAAATAAGTTGCTCGCAAGCGGGCTAGATCCTGCTCCTGGAAGTCCACAAGCGCTATCTAAATTGATTCAATCTGAGACCAATAAATGGGGTAGAGTGATTTATAAATCAGGCGCAAAATTAGAGCAGTGA
- a CDS encoding disulfide bond formation protein B: MSKHSFSSFPSLAALGNQLALAGIIGMLSYAFIDQLYFGELPCPLCLMQRMGFIIIGFALVLNIRCGAHSSHYGWGIIGGLVGMMVSLRQVLLHILPGDTGFGKTFLELHFYTWAYVGYVGLLAGLAILLMLPNRDVRSRSLFANVLVMTFILLVFANLVSTLLECGIGPCADDPVKYDGLIWLRSRFGI, translated from the coding sequence ATGAGTAAACACTCTTTCTCTTCTTTTCCCTCTCTAGCTGCGCTGGGTAATCAATTAGCCTTGGCCGGCATTATTGGCATGCTGTCCTATGCCTTTATTGATCAACTCTATTTTGGCGAGTTACCTTGCCCGCTCTGCTTAATGCAGCGCATGGGTTTTATCATCATCGGCTTCGCTTTGGTATTGAATATCCGCTGCGGCGCTCATTCTTCTCATTACGGCTGGGGAATCATTGGTGGTTTGGTAGGGATGATGGTGTCTTTGCGCCAAGTACTTTTGCATATCTTGCCGGGCGATACAGGATTTGGAAAAACTTTCTTAGAGTTGCATTTTTATACTTGGGCTTATGTAGGCTACGTTGGATTATTAGCAGGTCTTGCTATTTTATTGATGCTACCTAATCGTGATGTGCGCTCACGATCCCTATTTGCAAATGTTTTAGTGATGACATTCATTCTTCTGGTCTTTGCTAATCTGGTATCTACGCTACTGGAGTGTGGCATTGGTCCTTGCGCTGATGATCCTGTTAAATACGATGGATTAATTTGGTTGCGCTCGCGTTTTGGCATTTAA
- a CDS encoding DUF5993 family protein yields the protein MYMFLPFLTALIGLALVWFEKRLAGLVMLAITVGILMLWFRVHATNHLNISL from the coding sequence ATGTATATGTTTCTACCTTTCCTGACAGCTTTGATCGGCCTTGCCCTTGTATGGTTTGAGAAGCGTCTGGCAGGTTTGGTGATGCTGGCTATTACCGTCGGTATCCTGATGTTGTGGTTCCGAGTTCATGCCACTAATCATCTCAATATCAGTCTCTGA
- a CDS encoding enoyl-CoA hydratase/isomerase family protein, whose product MNTTSPSVDFQLDGSIARITFNNPAARNALSWPMYEELKRICDDIANRPEIRVAIFRGAGDKAFVSGSDIQQFVDLKENEAYEVSVDAIFHSLQHLPIPTIALIEGLAVGSGLLIATACDFRISTLDARFGIPVAKTLGNCLSPSNLSWIANHLGVPMVKRMLLTAELIKAPELLNSGYLYQTTSPEGIAEATEALAKKLAALAPITQKASKVTLARLMESNLPDCTELMRETYNSVDFKEGVNAFLEGRPPRWLGK is encoded by the coding sequence ATGAACACCACCTCGCCCAGTGTCGACTTCCAGCTCGATGGCTCCATTGCCCGCATTACCTTTAACAATCCTGCGGCACGCAATGCCTTAAGCTGGCCAATGTACGAAGAGCTCAAGCGAATTTGCGATGACATAGCAAATAGACCAGAGATCAGGGTGGCTATTTTTCGAGGCGCTGGTGACAAGGCATTTGTATCTGGTAGCGATATTCAGCAATTTGTTGACCTAAAAGAAAACGAAGCTTACGAAGTTTCAGTGGATGCTATTTTTCATTCTTTGCAACACTTACCTATTCCAACCATTGCGCTGATCGAAGGATTGGCGGTTGGCAGTGGCTTACTGATTGCTACTGCTTGTGACTTCAGAATATCCACTCTTGATGCGCGCTTTGGAATTCCTGTAGCAAAAACTTTAGGTAATTGTTTGTCGCCGAGTAACCTATCCTGGATCGCCAATCACTTGGGCGTGCCCATGGTCAAACGCATGCTATTGACTGCAGAACTCATTAAGGCACCCGAGTTATTGAACTCAGGCTACCTTTATCAAACAACTTCACCAGAAGGGATTGCTGAGGCGACTGAAGCCCTGGCCAAAAAATTAGCTGCACTTGCGCCAATTACCCAAAAAGCGAGCAAAGTGACCTTAGCGCGTTTGATGGAAAGCAATTTACCGGACTGCACCGAACTGATGCGAGAAACTTACAACAGCGTCGACTTCAAAGAAGGGGTTAATGCCTTCCTTGAAGGACGCCCGCCAAGATGGCTTGGTAAGTAG
- a CDS encoding fumarylacetoacetate hydrolase family protein: MSTAYVIDPPIIPSLPVVGDTRRFAVNRIYCVGRNYADHAREMGHDPDREPPFFFMKPANSIVTDGKDMQYPNLSNDVHHEIEMVVAIGKGGANISADKALEHVYGYGVGLDMTRRDLQGEAKKMGRPWDTGKAFDQSAPCAALTPATQFGHPSKGTVKLLVNGEVRQEGDLNQLIWNVPDTIAYLSTLFTLEPGDLIMSGTPAGVGPVKKGDVLEGSVEGLTPLKIKIV, encoded by the coding sequence ATGAGCACTGCATACGTCATTGACCCACCAATCATCCCATCACTTCCGGTGGTGGGTGACACCCGTCGGTTTGCCGTGAATCGTATCTATTGTGTTGGCCGTAACTATGCTGACCATGCGCGCGAGATGGGTCATGATCCCGATCGGGAACCCCCATTCTTTTTTATGAAGCCAGCCAATTCGATCGTGACAGACGGTAAGGATATGCAATATCCCAATCTGTCGAATGATGTTCATCATGAGATTGAGATGGTTGTTGCTATCGGTAAGGGTGGCGCCAATATTTCTGCGGATAAAGCGCTAGAGCATGTATATGGTTACGGTGTTGGTCTGGATATGACACGTCGTGACCTACAGGGTGAGGCTAAGAAAATGGGGCGCCCTTGGGATACTGGTAAAGCCTTTGATCAATCCGCTCCTTGTGCGGCGCTGACTCCTGCTACTCAGTTCGGACATCCGAGTAAGGGCACAGTAAAGCTATTGGTCAATGGTGAAGTGCGCCAAGAGGGTGATCTCAATCAACTGATCTGGAATGTTCCCGACACTATCGCTTATCTCTCCACCTTATTTACTCTTGAACCAGGTGATTTAATTATGTCTGGTACACCTGCAGGTGTTGGCCCCGTTAAAAAGGGTGATGTACTTGAGGGTAGCGTCGAAGGACTTACTCCACTCAAGATTAAGATTGTTTAA
- a CDS encoding SemiSWEET transporter — translation MNLQPHQIEIIGYCAAFLTTIAFLPQAIQSWRTRDLSGISVGMYTLFTTGVGLWLIYGLMIETWPLILANALTFALALSILLLKLRTKDPK, via the coding sequence ATGAATTTACAGCCACATCAGATTGAGATTATTGGTTACTGCGCTGCATTTCTAACTACGATTGCCTTTCTTCCCCAGGCTATTCAATCCTGGCGTACTCGAGATCTCTCTGGGATCTCCGTGGGAATGTATACCCTATTTACTACTGGGGTAGGTTTATGGCTCATTTATGGCCTCATGATTGAGACCTGGCCTTTAATTTTGGCCAATGCCTTAACTTTTGCTCTAGCTTTAAGTATTTTGCTTCTCAAGCTACGCACCAAAGATCCAAAATGA
- a CDS encoding cytochrome c5 family protein, giving the protein MNLSLRPWILALGVLSFSAFAEPGENTYKQVCAACHGSGVLNAPKLGDKAKWAPLIAEGQATLTAHAYVGVRGMPAKGGNPNLTVEGFSDAVAYMANKAGGNWKTPDAKTLAAINKEIEARKASLNKKP; this is encoded by the coding sequence ATGAATTTATCTCTTCGCCCCTGGATTCTTGCCCTTGGTGTTCTGAGCTTTTCTGCCTTTGCCGAGCCTGGTGAGAATACCTATAAACAAGTTTGTGCTGCCTGCCATGGCTCTGGAGTCTTAAACGCCCCCAAATTGGGTGACAAGGCTAAGTGGGCCCCATTGATTGCAGAGGGGCAAGCCACTCTGACAGCCCATGCATATGTTGGTGTCAGGGGTATGCCTGCTAAGGGCGGTAATCCCAACCTCACAGTAGAGGGCTTCTCTGATGCTGTGGCATACATGGCCAATAAAGCGGGGGGTAACTGGAAAACGCCCGATGCAAAAACTTTGGCCGCCATTAATAAAGAAATTGAAGCGCGCAAAGCTAGCTTAAATAAGAAGCCGTAA
- a CDS encoding substrate-binding domain-containing protein, with protein sequence MRIQIRPTLVFGSKNAKDPAIVDLVWLTALLKDIEHGKTLMSACKKMGLSYRNVWQRLNDVEQALGFKLIDRVRGHGSQLSEYARYLIQFTEDFDQKTMRLGQSSLSHLEEGFSQFRVKDKKQLRFASSSDPIIQKAVFEIGGFELITAGSGEALERLLNYEVDIAGFHVSDPQSSQIISKRLQKEGMQIFPVMKRVQGLLVAKGNPHNIISIKDLLRPKIRFINRQKGSGTRLLLDTILAKEGMLVRGIKGYENEEFTHSAIATAILAKKADVGMGVKSIALENGLDFIQLKDEIFFLAMSEELSLNADLAKLIRKIRVLSGASPGYKSIGLKKQIAGWL encoded by the coding sequence ATGAGAATTCAGATTCGGCCGACCCTAGTTTTTGGTAGCAAAAACGCAAAAGATCCGGCTATCGTTGATTTGGTGTGGTTAACTGCTTTGCTCAAAGACATTGAGCATGGCAAAACACTGATGTCTGCCTGTAAGAAAATGGGGCTGTCCTATAGAAATGTCTGGCAAAGGCTAAACGATGTTGAACAAGCGCTTGGTTTTAAGCTCATCGATAGGGTGAGGGGGCATGGCTCCCAGCTATCAGAATATGCTCGCTATTTGATTCAATTTACTGAAGACTTTGATCAAAAGACAATGCGTTTGGGTCAATCTAGTCTCTCGCACTTAGAAGAAGGATTTTCTCAATTTCGGGTTAAAGATAAAAAACAGCTGCGCTTTGCTAGTAGTAGCGATCCTATTATTCAAAAGGCTGTTTTCGAAATTGGTGGATTTGAGCTCATTACAGCTGGATCAGGTGAGGCCTTGGAGCGCTTACTCAACTATGAGGTGGATATTGCAGGTTTCCATGTCTCCGATCCACAAAGCTCTCAAATTATTTCTAAACGGTTGCAAAAAGAGGGGATGCAAATATTTCCTGTGATGAAACGTGTTCAGGGATTATTGGTTGCCAAAGGAAATCCCCACAACATTATTTCAATCAAAGATCTACTGAGACCAAAGATTCGCTTTATCAATCGACAGAAGGGTTCTGGTACGCGCCTGCTCCTAGATACTATTTTGGCGAAAGAGGGCATGCTTGTCCGTGGCATTAAAGGTTACGAGAACGAAGAATTTACCCACTCTGCAATTGCTACGGCGATATTGGCTAAAAAGGCGGATGTAGGTATGGGGGTTAAAAGTATTGCCCTAGAGAATGGTTTGGATTTTATTCAGCTCAAGGACGAAATCTTTTTTCTGGCCATGAGCGAGGAATTAAGTCTTAACGCTGATCTTGCAAAACTCATTCGGAAAATCCGAGTCCTCTCGGGTGCTAGCCCAGGCTATAAATCGATTGGACTAAAGAAGCAGATTGCTGGCTGGCTTTAG
- a CDS encoding substrate-binding domain-containing protein: protein MKSSFNRLLATAFTTLALLGSSAYAQEKIIVVSSTTSTEQSGLFGFMLPIFKMKTGIDVKVVAVGTGQALDIGRRGDADVVFVHDKPAEEKFVNEGFGTKRIEVMYNDFVLVGPKSDPAKIAGGKDIKVAFQKIATAQAPFVSRGDKSGTHAAELRYWKDTGITVAPSAWYKETGSGMGPALNTASAMNGYILTDRATWLSFKNRGDLTILAQGDPKLFNQYGVMLVNPAKFPHVKKAEGQEFIDWITSKNGQDVIASYKIGGEQLFFPNANK from the coding sequence ATGAAATCCTCATTTAATAGATTACTGGCAACTGCCTTTACTACTCTAGCGCTGCTAGGCAGCTCAGCTTACGCGCAAGAGAAAATTATTGTTGTGTCATCCACAACCTCTACAGAGCAATCTGGTCTTTTTGGCTTTATGTTGCCTATCTTCAAAATGAAGACAGGCATTGATGTCAAAGTGGTTGCAGTTGGAACTGGTCAAGCATTAGATATCGGTCGTCGAGGTGATGCCGATGTAGTGTTTGTACACGACAAGCCTGCTGAAGAAAAGTTTGTGAACGAAGGTTTTGGTACAAAACGCATTGAAGTTATGTACAACGACTTTGTGTTGGTTGGGCCAAAGTCTGACCCAGCCAAAATTGCAGGCGGTAAAGATATTAAAGTTGCGTTTCAGAAAATTGCAACTGCTCAAGCACCATTTGTATCGCGCGGCGATAAGAGCGGTACACACGCTGCAGAATTACGCTATTGGAAAGATACCGGCATTACAGTAGCCCCAAGCGCTTGGTATAAAGAAACTGGTTCAGGTATGGGCCCAGCTCTTAATACTGCTTCAGCAATGAATGGCTACATCCTGACTGATCGCGCTACTTGGCTCTCTTTCAAGAACCGTGGTGATTTAACAATTTTGGCTCAAGGTGATCCAAAGTTATTTAATCAATATGGCGTGATGTTGGTTAACCCAGCAAAATTCCCACATGTGAAAAAAGCTGAAGGACAAGAATTTATTGACTGGATTACTTCCAAGAACGGACAAGATGTGATTGCAAGCTACAAAATCGGTGGCGAGCAACTCTTCTTCCCGAATGCCAATAAATAA